The Gadus macrocephalus chromosome 21, ASM3116895v1 genome has a segment encoding these proteins:
- the LOC132450232 gene encoding jun dimerization protein 2-like — MMPGQIPEPSLAPGSLPSLGPLAGISATTLTDQLKLHADFRQLGAMLHPLHFLDRLGKRPLPIKTEMDEDDDRRKRRREKNKVAAARCRNKKKERTDFLQKESERLETVNCDLKAQIEELRVERQQLMVMLNLHRPTCIVRTDSVKTPDGEANPLLEQLARTPPK; from the exons ATGATGCCGGGTCAGATACCGGAGCCCTCGCTAGCCCCGGGCTCACTGCCCAGCCTGGGCCCGCTGGCCGGGATCTCGGCCACCACGCTGACGGACCAGCTCAAGCTGCACGCCGACTTCAGGCAGCTGGGCGCCATGCTGCACCCTCTGCACTTCCTGGACCGGCTGGGCAAGAGGCCGCTGCCCATCaagacagag ATGGACGAGGACGACGATAGGAGGAAACGACGGCGGGAGAAGAACAAGGTGGCTGCCGCGCGATGCCGGAACAAAAAGAAGGAGAGGACGGACTTCCTTCAAAAG GAGTCGGAGCGTCTGGAGACGGTGAACTGCGACCTGAAGGCCCAGATCGAGGAGCTGCGTGTGGAGCGCCAGCAGCTCATGGTGATGCTCAACCTGCACCGGCCCACCTGCATCGTGAGGACCGACAGCGTCAAGACCCCCGACGGGGAGGCCAACCCCCTGCTGGAGCAGCTAGCCCGGACCCCGCCCAAGTGA
- the LOC132450222 gene encoding leucine-rich repeat-containing protein 74B-like, with amino-acid sequence MAQHTPSSGTPGRDVEMEVEGEEESRGPSVQPLDNPDREEEEGESQETGPERGRGSGAEEEEDWDTDLESHDTSEDLALPPRELYLRACRLTGASPVSCFLHHSGKGPLALNHRGLGPQGAKALAIALVSNVDITNVEMEDNSLGAAGTRYITDLLRTNSCIQSLNLSHNALGPAGARSICRMLMENISLKSLQLSGNKFTDSDAKSFADALEWNIVLRELDLSHNSFGVCGGQLLGQMLETNSGLELLNLSWNHLWLGGAVSVCAALRGNTALKHLDLSWNSLGRGGAGALGDALRHNSSLLRLDLRSNRLDDAALALLGPGLAANTSLQGLRLSQNPLSADGVLVLLRTVRSNAQSALEDIDLTTIWVNPACVELLAKAVGDGSPLKAHYGGVLGSYSNRRSKETSTSLNDQSTP; translated from the exons ATGGCTCAGCACACTCCGAGCAGCGGGACCCCAGGACGCGacgtggagatggaggtggagggggaggaggagtcaaGGGGTCCGTCCGTCCAGCCGCTGGACAACCCagaccgggaggaggaggagggggagagccaGGAGACCGGCccggagagaggcagggggtccggggcagaggaagaggaggactggGACACGGATCTAGAGAGCCATG ACACCAGTGAAGACTTGGCGTTGCCCCCCAGGGAGCTCTACCTCCGGGCCTGTCGTCTGACCGGAGCGTCGCCCGTCTCCTGCTTCCTCCATCACTCGGGCAAGGGACCCCTCGCCCTCAACCACCGTGGGCTGGGGCCACAGGGGGCCAAGGCCCTGGCCATCGCTCTAGTG AGCAACGTGGACATCACTAACGTGGAGATGGAAGACAACTCGCTGGGGGCGGCAGGGACACGCTACATCACAGACCTGCTCAGAACAAACTCCTGCATCCAGAGTCTG AACCTGTCCCACAATGCTCTTGGGCCAGCAGGAGCCAGAAGCATCTGCCGGATGTTGATGGAGAACATCTCCTTGAAGTCTCTCCAACTCTCAG GAAACAAATTCACTGACTCAGACGCAAAATCCTTTGCAGATGCTTTGGAG TGGAACATTGTGCTGAGGGAGCTGGATCTCAGTCACAACAGCttcggtgtgtgtggaggacaacTCCTGGGACAGATGTTAG AGACCAACTCGGGCCTGGAGCTGCTCAACCTGAGCTGGAATCACCTGTGGCTGGGCggggctgtgtctgtgtgtgcggcaCTCAGG GGCAACACTGCCCTGAAGCACCTGGACCTGTCCTGGAACAGCCTgggccggggcggggcgggggcgcTGGGCGACGCGCTGAGGCACAACAGCAGCCTGCTGCGGCTGGACCTCCGGAGCAACCGGCTGGACGACGCGGCGCTGGCCCTGCTGGGCCCGGGCCTGGCCGCCAACACCAGCCTGCAGGGACTCCGG CTCTCCCAGAACCCTCTGAGTGCCGACGGAGTCCTGGTGCTGCTGAGGACGGTGAGGAGCAACGCCCAGTCCGCCCTGGAGGACATCGACCTCACG accaTATGGGTGAACCCGGCGTGTGTGGAGCTGCTGGCTAAAGCGGTCGGTGACGGGTCCCCTCTGAAGGCCCACTACGGGGGGGTCCTGGGTTCCTATAGCAACAGGAGGAGCAAGGAGACATCCACCTCCCTCAATGAccag TCCACTCCGTGA